In Bacillota bacterium, a single genomic region encodes these proteins:
- a CDS encoding DUF4342 domain-containing protein, producing the protein MDRLEQIERLRAKANVSYEEAKQAYEAANGDLLEAVIMLERQGKIKPPEGDGFYSSEKVKPEVVGGEEHRESKKDAFTDGLHRFRDFLVRLIHKGNNTLFVVSQRETTQFKLPMTVMVLLTLVAPWVVIPLLIIGLFFDYHYRIVSSEGRKSE; encoded by the coding sequence ATGGACAGATTGGAACAAATTGAACGTCTGCGTGCAAAAGCGAATGTATCTTACGAAGAAGCTAAACAGGCCTACGAGGCAGCCAATGGTGATTTGCTGGAGGCAGTGATTATGTTGGAGCGTCAGGGTAAGATTAAGCCGCCGGAAGGGGACGGATTTTACAGCAGTGAAAAAGTAAAGCCAGAAGTAGTTGGCGGAGAAGAGCATCGGGAATCGAAGAAAGATGCTTTTACCGATGGATTACACAGATTCCGGGATTTTCTGGTCAGACTGATTCACAAGGGCAACAACACCTTGTTTGTAGTGTCCCAGCGCGAAACAACTCAGTTTAAACTTCCTATGACTGTTATGGTGCTGTTAACCCTGGTCGCCCCATGGGTAGTAATTCCACTCTTGATTATTGGTTTATTCTTTGACTACCACTATCGGATTGTCAGCAGCGAAGGGCGGAAAAGCGAGTAG
- a CDS encoding response regulator transcription factor: protein MAARILIIEDEEKFARFVEMELTYEGYEVAKAFDGRTGLEMAEAEEFDLILLDIMLPGLNGMEVLRRIRRSSSVPVIMLTARDSVIDKVSGLDSGADDYITKPFAIEELLARIRTALRKTNALVPSSETTVLTAGELRLDVGRRQVFYQDNQIELTKREFDLLQYLLENKGLVMSRETLLVNVWGYDYEGETNVVDVYIRFLRSKIDDVFNAKLITTVRGVGYVIRDE, encoded by the coding sequence TTGGCGGCACGGATTTTAATCATCGAAGATGAGGAGAAATTTGCCCGCTTTGTGGAGATGGAATTAACCTATGAAGGCTATGAAGTAGCCAAAGCTTTTGATGGCAGGACTGGTTTAGAGATGGCCGAAGCCGAGGAATTTGATTTAATCCTTCTTGATATCATGCTGCCCGGATTAAATGGAATGGAGGTGCTGCGGAGGATTCGCCGCAGTTCCTCCGTTCCTGTGATCATGCTGACTGCTCGGGATAGTGTCATCGATAAGGTCTCAGGGCTGGACAGCGGAGCCGACGATTATATCACCAAACCTTTTGCCATCGAGGAGCTTTTGGCCCGGATCCGGACTGCCCTTAGAAAAACCAATGCATTAGTTCCTAGCAGCGAAACCACGGTGCTCACAGCAGGGGAACTGAGACTAGATGTAGGGCGGCGGCAGGTGTTCTATCAGGATAATCAGATTGAACTGACTAAGCGGGAATTTGATCTGCTCCAATACCTTTTGGAGAACAAGGGTTTGGTTATGTCCCGCGAGACACTGCTGGTCAATGTTTGGGGCTACGATTATGAAGGAGAAACCAACGTAGTGGATGTTTACATCCGCTTTTTGCGCAGTAAGATCGATGATGTTTTTAATGCCAAGCTGATCACTACAGTGCGGGGAGTGGGGTATGTGATTCGCGATGAGTAA
- a CDS encoding ABC transporter permease yields the protein MNSTLKIAKWEVMRNLTNKQFIIGLILTPLIMVAFIAFPILIEQFNKPEQMVYQVVDQVGILPMLQRMMPEHITLEPSSDQAAAEAAVEESEADGYLLLDSEFLTSGQAQLYYENSNQEAFGTLSSALTVILQQVRLEQSELDSTQLAYLTEPAALVSIAIDEADAPNAQRILVSAVAIVIIYILIFSSGSMLMMSALQERRDRMAEVILSSIRASDLMKGKILGHFFLGIIQLVFWTALALPALIYFTDFPVLEALATANLPLILFFGLFGYLLIAALFIGVGATMEDVQQAGNSQGMVIMLPAMAFLFISPVVHNPNGVVSQFASLFPFTSWVIIIIRDAIAPVSTWQIVLSGAILLVTTALLTLMAAKIFRVGMLMYGKNATPREIIKWLRYKDI from the coding sequence GTGAACAGCACTTTAAAAATTGCCAAATGGGAAGTTATGCGGAACCTGACCAATAAGCAGTTTATCATCGGCTTAATCCTTACACCCCTGATCATGGTTGCTTTCATTGCTTTTCCGATTCTCATTGAGCAGTTCAATAAACCAGAGCAGATGGTCTATCAAGTGGTAGATCAAGTGGGAATCTTACCGATGCTCCAGAGGATGATGCCTGAGCACATAACTTTAGAACCGAGCAGTGATCAGGCTGCTGCTGAAGCGGCGGTGGAGGAGAGCGAAGCTGATGGATACCTGCTTCTAGATTCTGAATTTCTCACCAGCGGTCAGGCTCAGCTTTATTATGAGAACAGTAATCAAGAGGCATTTGGAACCCTCTCTTCGGCTTTAACAGTAATTCTTCAGCAGGTGCGGCTGGAACAGTCCGAGCTGGATTCAACTCAGCTGGCGTATTTAACTGAACCGGCAGCGCTGGTATCGATTGCGATTGACGAGGCCGACGCCCCTAACGCCCAGAGAATTCTCGTATCGGCAGTAGCAATCGTGATTATCTACATCCTGATCTTCTCTTCCGGAAGCATGCTGATGATGAGCGCTCTGCAGGAGCGGCGGGATCGCATGGCAGAAGTAATCTTAAGCTCAATCCGGGCTTCAGACTTGATGAAAGGCAAAATCTTAGGTCACTTCTTCTTAGGCATAATCCAGCTGGTGTTTTGGACAGCGCTTGCCCTGCCGGCATTAATCTATTTCACCGATTTTCCGGTGCTGGAGGCTTTAGCCACTGCTAATCTGCCCCTGATCCTATTTTTTGGCTTGTTTGGCTATCTGCTCATCGCGGCCCTATTTATCGGTGTGGGGGCAACCATGGAAGATGTTCAGCAGGCAGGCAACTCGCAGGGTATGGTCATCATGCTTCCTGCCATGGCCTTTCTGTTTATTAGCCCGGTAGTTCATAACCCTAACGGAGTTGTTTCTCAATTTGCCAGCCTATTTCCCTTTACGAGCTGGGTGATCATTATTATCCGGGATGCAATCGCTCCGGTCTCGACCTGGCAGATTGTCCTCAGCGGAGCAATCCTGCTGGTTACTACCGCCCTGCTTACCCTCATGGCGGCCAAAATCTTCCGGGTCGGCATGCTGATGTACGGTAAAAACGCCACTCCGCGGGAAATCATCAAGTGGCTGCGCTATAAAGACATATAA
- a CDS encoding methyltransferase domain-containing protein, producing MAKISKKDRTRRLIAENSGLFQCPICRGPAEIDGYSLRCSTSHTFDLARKGYLNLLVSGKAPVYEQELFQARQQISSAGFFDPLIDKLVGIIRVYHSSANLDLRILDAGCGEGSHLYRLVNKLDRQAVCIGADIAKSAINLAANHSADILWCVADLAGLPLQDRSISVILNILAPANYGEFARILHDGGIVIKVVPGPDYLKELRSSGSAETYSNQRVIEHFQEEAVLLEQHRVSYEFEIAQKLWPHLVGMTPLTWSQDQEKILEAVRDQNRVTGDFTVLVGSFCP from the coding sequence ATGGCAAAGATCAGTAAAAAAGACCGCACCCGCCGTTTAATTGCAGAGAATTCGGGCTTGTTTCAATGTCCGATCTGCCGCGGTCCCGCAGAAATTGACGGCTACTCACTCAGATGCAGTACTTCCCACACTTTTGATCTAGCGAGAAAAGGGTATCTGAATCTTTTAGTTTCCGGGAAGGCTCCCGTGTATGAGCAGGAGCTGTTCCAGGCCAGACAGCAGATCAGCAGCGCCGGTTTCTTCGATCCTTTAATCGATAAGCTGGTAGGGATTATTCGAGTTTACCACAGCTCAGCCAACCTTGATTTACGCATCCTCGATGCTGGATGCGGTGAAGGTTCTCACCTATACCGGCTGGTTAATAAACTAGATCGGCAGGCGGTATGCATCGGCGCTGACATTGCCAAAAGCGCAATCAATCTGGCTGCCAATCACAGCGCCGATATTCTCTGGTGCGTTGCAGATCTAGCGGGGCTGCCCCTTCAAGATCGAAGTATTTCCGTGATCTTAAATATCCTGGCTCCAGCCAACTATGGGGAATTTGCCAGGATTTTACATGATGGCGGCATTGTAATTAAAGTTGTTCCCGGTCCTGATTACCTTAAGGAGCTGCGCAGCAGCGGCTCAGCGGAAACATACTCCAACCAGAGAGTGATTGAGCATTTCCAGGAAGAAGCAGTTTTACTGGAACAGCATCGAGTCAGCTATGAATTTGAAATCGCACAAAAACTGTGGCCCCATTTGGTGGGCATGACACCATTGACTTGGTCGCAGGATCAGGAGAAAATCCTTGAAGCTGTTCGGGATCAGAACCGGGTGACAGGCGATTTTACAGTCCTAGTGGGCAGTTTCTGCCCATGA
- a CDS encoding HAMP domain-containing protein has protein sequence MSNNKPDRRSRLRFSIAARLNIRIWMWLLSFFIGFNLLLVAALTFSTIYYAENKAAAVAPYLTTGELLNPENQDLLTLLDIEVAELSALPQGFTLPNTLKRLVLEETADAARRFEVLTPLSEWKYSWKNIPEQIVYRVEFADNGQGYALVISLKEPLTLAVTLIAAMLGIQLIILITRFFSGARLIRETLTPLTDLARQAQSLNVDQGPLSIEEMKELAGKLDRITAARLDTRIDIDQTQDELKGLAAAINGMLDRINAAYRSQARFVSDASHELRTPIAAIQGYANLLDRWGKHDEKALQESIDAIKEEAANMKDLVEQLLFLARGDSNRMPLQIERIDLADTAQTVLKEFRMIDGGHEFILDVESAYVEGDVGLIKQALRILVDNAVKYTPVGGEIKISVKQRESEVTLTVQDSGIGIPPEAVPHIFERFFRADESRARSTGGTGLGLSIANWIVERHGGHLEVLSREDIGTRFTIVLRGG, from the coding sequence ATGAGTAATAACAAACCGGATCGCCGCAGCAGACTGCGTTTTTCCATTGCAGCCCGCTTGAATATCCGCATCTGGATGTGGCTGCTGTCATTTTTTATCGGGTTTAATCTGCTGCTGGTCGCAGCTCTGACCTTCAGTACCATTTACTACGCAGAGAACAAGGCGGCAGCGGTTGCGCCTTATCTTACCACCGGGGAACTGCTTAACCCGGAAAATCAGGACTTATTGACTTTACTAGATATTGAAGTGGCAGAACTTTCCGCTTTACCGCAGGGATTTACCCTGCCCAACACGCTGAAGCGCTTGGTGCTGGAGGAAACAGCGGATGCGGCGCGGCGCTTTGAGGTATTAACTCCGCTGTCGGAATGGAAATATTCCTGGAAAAATATTCCGGAGCAGATCGTGTACCGGGTGGAGTTCGCTGATAATGGCCAGGGGTATGCGCTGGTAATCAGCTTAAAGGAGCCCCTCACCTTAGCGGTCACCCTGATAGCAGCGATGCTGGGAATCCAGCTCATCATTTTAATCACCAGATTTTTTTCTGGCGCGAGATTGATCCGGGAAACACTGACACCTTTAACTGATTTAGCCCGGCAGGCCCAGAGCTTGAATGTGGATCAGGGACCGCTGTCCATTGAGGAAATGAAAGAATTGGCCGGAAAACTCGATCGAATCACAGCTGCCAGGCTGGATACCCGCATCGATATCGACCAAACTCAGGACGAATTGAAAGGTTTGGCTGCGGCCATCAATGGCATGCTCGATCGCATCAACGCAGCTTACCGTTCCCAGGCGCGGTTTGTATCCGATGCATCCCATGAGCTGCGCACACCGATTGCGGCCATTCAGGGCTATGCCAATCTTCTGGACCGCTGGGGCAAACACGATGAGAAAGCGCTGCAGGAATCGATTGATGCCATTAAAGAAGAAGCTGCCAATATGAAGGATTTGGTGGAGCAGCTGCTGTTTCTCGCCCGCGGTGACAGCAACCGGATGCCGCTTCAGATCGAGCGAATCGATTTGGCTGATACCGCCCAAACCGTATTAAAAGAATTCCGAATGATTGACGGCGGACATGAGTTTATTCTTGATGTTGAGTCAGCGTATGTGGAAGGAGATGTGGGTCTTATTAAGCAGGCGCTGCGGATTCTCGTGGATAATGCGGTAAAATACACACCGGTTGGGGGAGAGATTAAGATTTCCGTTAAACAGCGGGAGAGTGAAGTGACGCTCACAGTCCAGGACAGTGGTATCGGGATTCCACCGGAAGCGGTGCCCCATATCTTCGAGCGTTTTTTCCGGGCTGATGAATCACGAGCCCGATCCACAGGTGGGACCGGACTCGGTTTATCAATTGCGAATTGGATTGTAGAGCGCCACGGCGGGCACCTTGAAGTGCTGAGCCGCGAAGATATTGGAACTAGATTCACAATAGTACTGAGGGGGGGTTGA
- a CDS encoding ATP-binding cassette domain-containing protein, translating to MNLLEVNEICKTYGDKTVVDHISFQAQAGQILGLLGPNGAGKTTTIRMIMDITVPDSGEIWFTADEKRTAGVPRQTIGYLPEERGLYKDAKIIPLLVFLAGLKGVDPETARTRALEWLERFDLKDYAYAKVDQLSKGMAQKVQFIAAVLHEPRFVVLDEPFSGLDPVNQELIKTEIKNLAARGAVVLLSSHQMNIVEELCDQIFLIHQGKKVVSGTLRQIKESYGNFRVYIETAADIGTLEQLPGVADATRLSGTRWMLNLHDHVTPAEFLQNIPADAEIDELQVVRPSLHDIFVKVATGGEEL from the coding sequence GTGAATCTTTTGGAGGTAAATGAGATATGTAAGACCTATGGCGACAAGACAGTTGTCGACCACATTTCCTTTCAGGCCCAAGCGGGACAAATTTTAGGCCTGCTGGGTCCAAACGGAGCTGGTAAGACTACCACGATCCGGATGATCATGGATATTACGGTTCCGGACAGCGGCGAGATTTGGTTTACCGCCGATGAAAAGCGCACTGCGGGAGTTCCCCGGCAGACAATTGGATATCTTCCGGAAGAACGTGGACTTTATAAAGATGCGAAAATAATTCCCCTGCTGGTGTTCTTAGCCGGATTAAAAGGGGTAGATCCGGAAACCGCCCGCACCCGGGCGCTGGAATGGCTGGAGCGGTTTGACCTCAAAGACTATGCTTACGCCAAAGTGGATCAACTTTCGAAAGGAATGGCCCAAAAAGTCCAGTTTATCGCTGCAGTTCTGCACGAACCGCGCTTTGTGGTCTTAGACGAACCTTTTTCGGGACTGGATCCGGTCAACCAAGAGCTGATTAAGACCGAAATCAAAAATCTGGCCGCGCGGGGAGCAGTAGTACTCCTGTCCAGCCACCAGATGAATATTGTCGAGGAGCTCTGTGACCAGATCTTTTTAATTCATCAAGGCAAAAAGGTTGTTTCCGGTACCCTGAGGCAGATTAAAGAAAGCTACGGCAACTTCCGGGTTTACATCGAAACAGCCGCTGATATCGGCACGCTTGAACAGCTGCCGGGGGTAGCTGATGCAACCCGCTTAAGCGGCACACGGTGGATGCTCAATCTTCATGACCATGTAACTCCGGCCGAATTTTTGCAGAACATACCTGCTGATGCTGAGATTGATGAGCTGCAGGTGGTCCGTCCGTCGCTGCACGATATCTTTGTAAAAGTAGCAACAGGAGGTGAAGAGCTGTGA